The following are encoded together in the Spiroplasma apis B31 genome:
- a CDS encoding MurR/RpiR family transcriptional regulator: MDIRGIILQGMSNYSPQEKKLADYLLNNLSTISTSSLKAIANKLQIQKSVISSMLQKIGLGGFKNFRYVLDNQCYQGHIKTSNIIDTYEKQIIKDIKNTSSLLKTRDQLLKLINIIKTENYRQIILYSTGKTKKIVDFLYFNLLENNINCKVFSSLYDSELLDVESKIVIVFSISGNNNKISRFLKLVKQQNPLVIASITSTLSCNFKEFLDLHIYGSCSTYFSKDGKVFPIGEKTPIWMIIDLFLIYLKI, from the coding sequence ATGGATATAAGAGGCATTATCTTGCAGGGTATGAGTAATTATTCTCCACAAGAAAAAAAACTAGCTGACTATTTATTAAATAATTTATCAACCATTAGCACTTCTTCATTAAAAGCAATTGCAAACAAACTACAAATACAGAAATCAGTAATATCTAGTATGCTTCAAAAAATAGGTTTAGGTGGATTTAAAAATTTTAGATATGTCCTTGATAATCAATGCTATCAAGGACATATCAAAACCTCAAATATTATTGATACATACGAGAAACAAATTATTAAAGATATAAAAAATACTTCAAGTTTACTCAAAACTAGAGATCAGTTATTAAAATTAATAAACATAATAAAAACAGAAAACTACAGACAAATAATACTTTACTCGACAGGCAAAACGAAAAAAATTGTAGATTTTTTATACTTCAATTTATTAGAAAATAACATCAATTGTAAGGTTTTTTCTTCACTATATGATTCTGAACTTTTAGATGTCGAATCAAAAATAGTAATAGTTTTTAGCATCTCTGGTAATAATAATAAAATCTCAAGATTTTTAAAACTGGTAAAACAACAAAATCCTCTTGTTATAGCTTCAATCACCTCAACACTTAGTTGTAACTTCAAGGAATTTCTTGATTTACATATATATGGAAGTTGCTCAACATATTTTAGCAAGGATGGAAAGGTTTTCCCTATTGGCGAAAAAACTCCTATTTGAATGATAATTGACTTATTTTTAATTTATTTAAAAATATAG
- a CDS encoding lipoprotein, with the protein MKKLLNILGSLSLTALPVTTIISCGSKNKSTEETPEPGTQEEKPDFASVIADFKKEVSTIVSNELIKANKNLIEVENKGQAANNEFLKKDVIQKYKGDEAKKVTDEDKNKLKNDINKKLAIDNIKNELNKLKDKSEYDIILKGVENVFKDFTLDFDKLKIDYKNFEDQGTMKRDGSEVQPKESFTSNIKIPFKIKALFKDQESKDDESTLIESNFIYSLTDSSNIEKLGNSIVQTLQNQFFKDKKDDNSSAWLDANSLKISEDDKLLHDNNKVSDYFSNVNFKNGLISYIQRDLEETKNNEFAKTLTFAEEVEVLSKIEWSHSIENKQPTLYGWKDEVNNGKKMMDLLFKGLSDKKTKSLGSSEQEVEESLYNYIQENSSNWFENYKSNTESWVANLKDEKITGIDLSSTSKIGYAYLKGLQFKIGDDYTQELPEFKILTSYSVDKNEKNWENDTFSEIEKSKTLAAIYHNSLKGINSFKNNFGITNTTDSNAITAFSGVKPNRAKNLWDTLKNTGNQYKQALNSSLSLKDDDQKEFREILLKEGNQETFEWKFDRSTFNLLFGIDERGLFNKIVYYAGEKYLDINFALDFVNINFRVDGIWTTKHKNQILFEKKA; encoded by the coding sequence ATGAAAAAATTATTAAATATATTAGGAAGTTTGTCGTTAACAGCTTTACCTGTAACAACCATTATATCATGTGGTTCTAAAAACAAAAGTACTGAAGAAACACCCGAACCAGGTACCCAAGAAGAAAAACCCGATTTTGCATCAGTTATTGCTGATTTCAAAAAAGAAGTAAGTACTATTGTTTCAAACGAATTGATTAAAGCTAACAAAAACTTGATTGAGGTAGAAAACAAAGGTCAAGCAGCTAATAACGAGTTCTTAAAGAAAGATGTAATACAAAAATATAAAGGTGATGAAGCAAAAAAAGTAACAGACGAAGACAAAAACAAGTTAAAAAACGATATAAACAAAAAATTAGCAATAGATAATATTAAGAATGAATTAAATAAATTAAAGGATAAAAGTGAGTATGATATCATTCTAAAAGGTGTAGAAAACGTTTTTAAAGATTTTACATTAGATTTTGATAAATTGAAAATTGACTATAAAAACTTTGAAGACCAAGGAACTATGAAAAGGGACGGTTCTGAAGTTCAACCAAAAGAATCATTTACTTCAAATATAAAAATTCCCTTTAAAATAAAAGCACTTTTTAAAGATCAAGAGTCTAAAGATGATGAAAGCACACTTATAGAAAGTAACTTCATTTATTCTTTAACAGATTCTAGTAATATAGAAAAGTTGGGGAATTCTATCGTACAAACTTTACAAAACCAATTTTTTAAAGACAAAAAGGATGATAATAGTAGTGCTTGATTAGATGCTAATTCATTAAAAATCTCTGAAGATGATAAGTTATTACATGATAATAACAAGGTATCTGACTATTTTAGCAACGTGAATTTTAAAAATGGACTTATAAGTTATATACAAAGAGACTTAGAAGAAACAAAAAATAATGAGTTTGCAAAAACTTTGACATTTGCTGAAGAGGTTGAAGTTTTATCAAAGATTGAATGATCACATTCAATCGAAAATAAACAACCAACTTTATACGGTTGAAAAGATGAAGTAAATAACGGTAAAAAAATGATGGATTTATTATTCAAAGGACTTAGCGATAAAAAGACAAAATCATTAGGTTCATCAGAACAAGAAGTAGAAGAATCATTATACAATTATATTCAAGAAAACTCTAGTAATTGATTTGAAAATTACAAAAGTAACACAGAAAGCTGAGTTGCAAACTTAAAAGATGAAAAAATTACAGGAATTGATTTATCTTCAACATCAAAAATTGGATACGCATACTTAAAAGGGTTACAATTCAAAATTGGAGATGATTATACTCAAGAATTACCTGAGTTTAAAATTCTAACAAGCTACTCAGTTGATAAAAATGAAAAAAATTGAGAAAATGATACATTTAGTGAGATAGAAAAATCAAAAACTTTAGCAGCAATATATCACAATTCATTAAAAGGAATAAACAGTTTTAAAAACAATTTTGGTATTACTAATACAACTGATAGCAATGCAATTACAGCGTTTAGTGGTGTTAAACCTAATAGAGCTAAAAACCTATGGGATACATTAAAAAACACCGGTAACCAATATAAACAAGCCTTAAACTCATCGCTTTCTTTAAAAGATGATGATCAAAAAGAATTTAGAGAGATTTTACTTAAAGAGGGAAATCAAGAAACTTTCGAGTGAAAATTCGATCGTTCAACTTTTAATCTATTATTTGGTATTGATGAAAGAGGATTATTTAATAAAATTGTTTACTATGCTGGTGAAAAATATCTAGACATCAATTTCGCATTAGATTTTGTTAACATCAACTTCAGGGTAGATGGCATTTGAACCACAAAACATAAAAATCAAATATTATTCGAAAAAAAAGCGTAA
- the rnc gene encoding ribonuclease III: MIMQNFFKQFDITINNKSFYNEALTHNSYSNENRLTKNYQRLEFLGDAILQMNVSEYLFKKFPNYNEGILTKYRSSMVRRESLAQISKNIGLGKFIRLGVGELESKGYEKESILSDIYESLTAAIYLDGGIVALNKWLEATIFSKENTKDFLEHVTDYKSELQEIIQLEMRSQLSYSTVKQSKVEENKTLFIVKVMIDGMIYGTGEGFNKKQAEQQAAKSALSKIKKKAK; the protein is encoded by the coding sequence ATAATTATGCAAAATTTCTTTAAGCAATTTGATATAACAATAAATAATAAAAGTTTTTATAACGAGGCACTAACTCATAACTCTTACTCAAATGAAAATAGACTTACAAAGAATTATCAACGTCTTGAATTCTTGGGGGATGCTATTTTACAAATGAATGTAAGTGAATACCTATTCAAAAAGTTTCCAAATTATAATGAGGGAATTTTAACCAAGTATCGTAGTTCTATGGTTAGAAGGGAAAGTTTGGCTCAAATTTCTAAAAACATCGGTCTAGGAAAGTTTATTAGGTTAGGTGTTGGAGAGTTGGAATCTAAGGGTTATGAGAAGGAGTCAATTTTATCTGATATTTATGAATCATTAACAGCAGCTATTTATTTAGATGGAGGTATTGTTGCTTTAAATAAGTGATTAGAGGCCACTATATTTAGTAAAGAAAATACTAAGGATTTTTTAGAGCATGTAACAGATTACAAATCTGAATTACAAGAAATCATTCAGCTTGAAATGAGAAGTCAATTATCTTATTCCACTGTAAAACAATCTAAGGTCGAAGAAAATAAGACTCTATTTATAGTTAAGGTTATGATTGATGGGATGATTTATGGAACCGGTGAAGGATTCAATAAAAAGCAAGCAGAGCAACAAGCGGCAAAATCAGCTTTATCAAAAATTAAAAAAAAAGCTAAATAG
- a CDS encoding PTS transporter subunit EIIC, translated as MKIKNIPIRRFLSNIRKSLEDFGRAILVPVTVIPLLALIGAIGYAGQAIATEVGTYQGSVKIAVDAIKNIGMIAITNIDFLVAIGLAAGLAKSEKVAAALSGLMAYAALHFAANLMLQVLQPNMLQNPKEAGLAFRFGVMSFQYSAFGGMIAGIIGYKVHKWTYKLKFPEFLSFFGGPRFSPVASTLAAWIIGMPLGIVWIYISKGLVAVGEGWKYMGAGSPFLYGIANRALIPFGLHQVMNYFLYYTEVGASWIAPDGKIINGIYNIAIAKLGLNEMIYAKDTWIVNGTFPTNMFSLTGAALAMYFTIPKQSRKVVGGAIISAALASFLAGTTEPIEFTFIFTAPYLYIIHIFFTGFVYMSMYLCNFAQVSTRGSGLITWIVVNGINWNKIQNVWGLFIIGPIAFGAYFITFYYCILKFNLKTPGRVDAITKDSNKIEIKDNEEKHISKIIEGLGGKENIIIMGNCVTRLRVTVKDINKINKNLLEETKPYGIKDIGNNQIHIIYGPKVVNLATDLREFLGVIE; from the coding sequence TTGAAAATAAAGAATATCCCTATTAGGAGATTTTTATCTAATATAAGAAAAAGTTTAGAGGACTTCGGAAGAGCCATATTGGTACCTGTCACTGTAATTCCCTTACTAGCTTTAATAGGAGCAATTGGTTATGCGGGTCAAGCAATTGCAACTGAAGTGGGTACCTATCAAGGTAGTGTAAAAATAGCAGTAGATGCTATAAAAAATATTGGTATGATTGCAATAACAAACATAGACTTTTTAGTAGCTATCGGTTTAGCAGCTGGTCTAGCCAAAAGTGAAAAAGTAGCAGCTGCATTATCTGGTTTAATGGCTTATGCTGCATTACATTTTGCTGCAAACTTGATGCTCCAAGTTTTACAACCAAATATGTTACAAAATCCAAAAGAAGCTGGGTTGGCATTTAGATTTGGAGTTATGTCATTTCAGTATAGTGCCTTTGGAGGTATGATTGCTGGGATTATAGGATACAAAGTACATAAATGAACTTATAAACTGAAGTTCCCAGAATTTCTATCCTTTTTTGGAGGGCCGAGATTTTCCCCTGTTGCAAGTACATTGGCTGCTTGAATAATAGGAATGCCACTCGGGATAGTATGGATATATATCTCAAAAGGTTTAGTAGCTGTTGGAGAAGGATGAAAATATATGGGTGCTGGTTCGCCATTCCTATATGGGATTGCAAATAGAGCATTGATACCATTTGGATTACATCAAGTCATGAATTACTTTTTGTATTATACAGAGGTTGGTGCATCTTGAATAGCTCCTGATGGAAAAATCATCAATGGTATCTACAATATAGCAATAGCAAAACTTGGTTTAAATGAAATGATTTATGCGAAAGATACATGAATTGTTAACGGAACGTTTCCTACAAATATGTTTAGTTTAACTGGTGCAGCCTTAGCTATGTATTTTACAATACCAAAACAAAGTCGTAAAGTAGTTGGTGGTGCAATAATCTCGGCTGCTCTAGCATCTTTTCTAGCTGGAACAACAGAACCGATTGAGTTTACGTTCATATTTACTGCACCATATTTATATATTATTCACATCTTTTTTACTGGTTTTGTTTATATGTCTATGTATCTTTGTAATTTTGCCCAAGTATCAACAAGAGGATCAGGTTTAATAACTTGAATTGTCGTAAATGGAATAAACTGAAATAAAATACAAAATGTTTGAGGGCTATTCATAATTGGACCAATTGCATTCGGAGCATACTTTATAACCTTTTATTACTGTATATTAAAATTCAATTTAAAAACTCCAGGAAGAGTAGATGCAATAACAAAAGATTCAAACAAAATAGAAATAAAAGATAATGAAGAAAAACATATTTCAAAAATTATAGAAGGTTTAGGCGGCAAAGAAAACATAATAATTATGGGTAACTGTGTTACAAGGCTTCGAGTAACAGTAAAAGATATAAATAAAATTAATAAAAACCTGTTAGAAGAAACAAAACCTTATGGAATCAAAGACATTGGTAATAATCAAATTCATATTATTTATGGTCCAAAAGTAGTAAACTTAGCAACAGATTTAAGAGAGTTTCTAGGGGTGATTGAGTAA
- a CDS encoding lipoprotein: MKKLLNLLGSVGLLVTPTITIVSCNSKNKTESAPKEETDNTKFFSEAIKDFKNEVIDIVTTNVLEANKSLIEIENKSQQNSFLNKANIERYSGKEKDLVKKEDKESLYKDVFTKMYVSKIKEEINNLKNLNKYTLILGNLNEVFEDLEIEWPSLKIDYNEDFGDSTNLKQVGNEDKPFASNVYLQFEIKTSYIDQANKRADFSVKKDFTYSLTNSKVIELLGKTVLNDMEYGYLLNGKEKSKAWLDSSSLNMKDKDKHLVDNNSEVENYFNNSSFNKDLTDTVKKVLEDNNHDSPWVKNAKLAFSENRGFSKIEWKYKLNSNMMERPKLYFVSDSIYGDAEKLFNYVFNRKEDIVKENKILGGVSQDVDVQIYNHLGIVWSDMVKKYSNEIDKFKDNVAKKIPGETNTEKIKTFDFSSTSNIGYVYLKDLELKIGDKYTQKLPEFRLLTAYSIDKENKNWTGDTIKGYEHSKTFESAYHNTIKGVNSFRQTFGIVDKSSAGGFTSITGQTPGIAKNLWTTFNSSEAWLKYGVNDSLSLNNGIQKEHRDYLLKTGNQEIFGWALFGEKSNTKVKVTTKGYINSGTVLGAQGNPFEDVNLRLDFININFRLPGYWNARAEGKTIIGRAS; the protein is encoded by the coding sequence ATGAAAAAATTACTTAATTTATTAGGGTCTGTTGGTTTATTAGTAACACCAACTATAACTATTGTTTCTTGTAATTCAAAAAACAAAACAGAAAGTGCACCGAAAGAGGAAACAGACAATACAAAATTCTTTTCAGAAGCTATTAAAGATTTTAAAAACGAGGTTATCGATATTGTAACAACGAATGTTCTAGAGGCTAATAAAAGCTTGATTGAAATCGAAAATAAGTCACAGCAAAATAGTTTTTTAAATAAAGCAAACATTGAAAGATATAGCGGGAAAGAAAAAGATTTAGTCAAAAAAGAAGATAAAGAAAGTCTTTATAAAGATGTCTTTACTAAAATGTATGTTTCAAAAATAAAAGAAGAAATAAATAATTTAAAAAATCTTAACAAGTATACTTTAATTTTAGGGAATTTAAATGAAGTTTTTGAAGATTTGGAAATCGAGTGACCTTCTTTAAAAATTGATTATAATGAAGATTTTGGAGACTCGACAAATCTAAAGCAAGTGGGGAACGAGGATAAACCTTTTGCATCAAATGTTTATTTACAATTTGAAATCAAGACATCATATATTGATCAAGCTAATAAGAGAGCTGACTTCAGTGTCAAAAAAGATTTTACATATTCTTTGACAAACTCAAAAGTAATCGAATTACTAGGTAAAACTGTTTTAAATGATATGGAATATGGGTATTTACTAAATGGTAAAGAAAAAAGCAAAGCATGGTTAGATTCTTCGAGTCTAAATATGAAAGACAAGGATAAGCACTTAGTAGACAACAACTCTGAAGTTGAGAACTACTTCAACAATAGTTCTTTCAATAAGGACTTGACAGACACTGTTAAAAAAGTTCTTGAAGATAATAATCATGACTCTCCTTGAGTTAAGAATGCAAAACTTGCTTTCTCTGAAAATAGAGGTTTTTCTAAGATTGAGTGAAAGTATAAACTTAATTCAAATATGATGGAAAGACCAAAGCTATATTTTGTTTCAGATAGTATATACGGAGATGCTGAAAAACTATTTAATTATGTTTTCAATAGAAAAGAAGATATTGTAAAAGAAAATAAAATTCTAGGTGGGGTCTCTCAAGATGTTGACGTCCAAATCTATAATCACTTAGGTATTGTTTGATCAGACATGGTCAAAAAATATAGTAACGAAATTGATAAATTCAAAGATAACGTAGCAAAGAAAATCCCAGGTGAGACTAATACTGAGAAGATCAAGACTTTTGATTTCTCTTCAACCTCAAATATAGGCTATGTTTATTTAAAAGATTTAGAATTAAAAATCGGGGATAAATATACTCAAAAACTTCCTGAGTTTAGATTATTAACTGCCTATTCAATTGATAAAGAAAACAAAAACTGAACTGGTGACACTATCAAAGGATACGAACACAGTAAGACATTCGAATCTGCATACCATAATACAATCAAAGGTGTTAACAGCTTTAGACAAACTTTCGGAATAGTGGATAAATCTTCTGCTGGTGGATTTACATCAATTACAGGTCAAACACCTGGTATAGCGAAAAATTTGTGAACAACTTTTAATAGTAGTGAAGCATGACTTAAATATGGTGTTAATGATTCATTATCTTTAAATAATGGTATTCAAAAAGAACACAGAGATTATTTACTTAAAACAGGTAATCAAGAAATCTTCGGATGAGCCCTTTTCGGAGAGAAATCTAATACTAAAGTCAAAGTTACTACAAAGGGATATATTAATAGTGGAACTGTCCTAGGTGCACAAGGTAACCCCTTCGAAGATGTTAATTTAAGACTTGATTTCATAAATATTAATTTTAGATTACCAGGTTATTGAAATGCTCGTGCAGAAGGCAAAACAATCATTGGACGTGCAAGTTAA
- the plsX gene encoding phosphate acyltransferase PlsX encodes MEFKTIAFDVMGSDNGLIPAVDAAIKLLGEQKRLKIIFVGDEKEIRSCLHKKKYNHDQVEIFNTTEVIDMKGDIMDIRRKKDSSMVKALELVRDNKADAVTTGGATAPFIAGCHFILGKIKGIERPGFMPVIPTIIKDKVTLLLDVGANLECDPEDIEKFAIMATAYSKSVRGVDSPKVALLNIGEEESKGFDMHKKAYKLLKGNKDLNFIGNIEPRYLTSGIADIIVSDGYSGNVALKSIEGIGKMLLTEIKSAITKTLWRKMAALRLKKAFKEVSVKFDYKNHAGAILLGAKKIAFKSHGSSDKKSFYATLRMTYEAIENDVLNKMTKALKL; translated from the coding sequence ATGGAATTTAAAACAATTGCATTTGATGTAATGGGTTCGGATAATGGTTTAATTCCAGCAGTGGATGCTGCTATTAAACTATTAGGTGAGCAAAAAAGGTTAAAAATAATTTTCGTTGGAGACGAAAAAGAGATTAGAAGTTGCCTACACAAAAAAAAGTATAATCACGACCAAGTTGAAATCTTTAACACTACTGAAGTAATCGATATGAAGGGTGATATAATGGACATTCGAAGAAAAAAAGATTCTTCAATGGTAAAAGCCCTAGAACTAGTTAGGGATAACAAGGCCGATGCTGTAACCACTGGTGGAGCAACAGCCCCCTTTATAGCTGGTTGTCATTTTATATTGGGTAAAATTAAAGGTATAGAAAGACCTGGTTTTATGCCCGTTATTCCTACCATCATCAAAGATAAAGTAACCTTATTACTTGATGTCGGTGCAAATTTAGAATGCGACCCAGAGGATATCGAGAAGTTCGCTATTATGGCAACTGCATATTCAAAGTCGGTAAGAGGTGTCGATTCACCGAAGGTTGCATTATTAAATATTGGTGAAGAAGAATCAAAAGGCTTTGACATGCACAAAAAGGCTTATAAACTTTTAAAAGGAAATAAAGATTTAAACTTTATAGGAAATATTGAACCTAGGTATTTAACATCAGGTATCGCAGATATCATAGTTTCGGATGGATACTCTGGTAATGTTGCTCTTAAATCAATCGAAGGGATTGGTAAAATGTTGCTTACCGAAATCAAAAGTGCTATAACTAAAACTCTTTGAAGAAAAATGGCAGCATTAAGACTTAAAAAAGCATTTAAGGAAGTATCTGTTAAGTTTGATTATAAAAATCACGCGGGAGCAATACTTTTGGGAGCTAAAAAAATTGCATTCAAATCTCATGGATCAAGTGATAAAAAATCTTTTTATGCTACATTAAGAATGACTTATGAAGCAATTGAAAACGATGTTTTAAATAAAATGACTAAAGCTTTAAAATTATAA
- a CDS encoding dual specificity protein phosphatase family protein: MPFKKILDNLYLGDQFSNTLKIDCEVKMSDIFYRNLCKRENIIFKNSNVVITKDKLAANIVDCYHPTILNKHYFLFAINFIKQNIKQRRVYVHCQLGVSRSASLIFIYLVIENIINIEDFNLALNHFIDNFYPYMKLNSGIYLYLKENFPFQELKNSLNESSVKI, from the coding sequence ATGCCTTTCAAAAAAATTTTAGATAACTTATATCTAGGCGATCAATTTTCTAACACACTAAAAATAGATTGTGAAGTCAAAATGAGTGATATATTCTACAGGAATCTTTGCAAACGAGAAAACATCATATTTAAAAATAGCAACGTAGTAATAACGAAAGATAAATTAGCAGCTAACATTGTAGATTGTTATCATCCAACTATTTTAAATAAACATTATTTTCTATTTGCAATTAACTTTATAAAACAAAATATAAAACAAAGGCGTGTGTATGTTCATTGTCAATTAGGAGTTAGTAGAAGTGCTTCACTGATTTTTATTTATTTAGTTATAGAAAATATCATCAATATCGAAGATTTTAACTTAGCCTTGAATCACTTTATTGATAATTTCTACCCTTATATGAAATTAAACTCTGGTATTTATCTATATTTAAAAGAGAACTTTCCTTTTCAAGAATTAAAAAATAGTTTAAATGAAAGTAGCGTGAAAATTTAA
- a CDS encoding lipoprotein → MKKLLNILGSLSMTILPVTSIVSCKTKNEASENKPSTEEKEEAPDFSSLISQFKKDVSTIISEELFKTREKLFELEKDAKLRNKFLVKENIEKNAKQKNLSENDKKNFESDIKTLLSIDNIKSELNKLKNKPEYNVILDGLEDIFENMNVNFESAEFKYKNFSN, encoded by the coding sequence ATGAAAAAATTATTAAATATATTAGGGAGTTTGTCTATGACTATACTGCCTGTAACTTCGATTGTTTCATGTAAAACTAAAAATGAAGCAAGTGAAAATAAACCAAGCACAGAAGAAAAAGAGGAAGCGCCAGACTTTTCTTCTTTAATTTCTCAGTTTAAAAAAGATGTTTCTACTATAATATCTGAAGAATTATTCAAAACTAGAGAAAAACTTTTCGAGTTAGAGAAAGATGCTAAATTAAGAAATAAATTTTTAGTAAAAGAAAACATTGAAAAAAACGCAAAGCAAAAGAATTTAAGTGAAAACGACAAAAAGAATTTTGAATCTGACATAAAAACATTATTATCAATAGATAATATCAAAAGTGAACTAAACAAATTAAAAAATAAACCAGAATATAACGTTATCCTAGATGGTTTAGAGGACATTTTTGAAAATATGAATGTAAATTTTGAAAGTGCAGAATTCAAGTATAAAAATTTCTCAAATTAA